A region of Lichenibacterium dinghuense DNA encodes the following proteins:
- the tnpC gene encoding IS66 family transposase, translating to MAKRLKPEKIDVEALRAALAAAELRADQATERADEARAAADRAEAEAAAVKAQLSGDAALIAHLRLEIARLTRTLYGQRSERTQRLIDQYELQLEELEASAAADALAAERAAAKAAVPAPTERRQPSRQPFPAHLPRVRVVVPAPAACPCCGNTRLSKLGEDVTETLEAVPRSWTVIQTVRERFSCRACEGVTQPPAPFHAVPRGWAGPSLLAMVLFEKYGQHQPLNRQAERYAREGVPLSLSTLADQVGTCAGVLEPLFRLIAAHVMAAGRLHGDDTTVPVLAKGKTSAGRVWVYVRDDRPFGGPDPPAALFRYSPDRRGEHPQAHLAGWTGVLQADAYGGYGRLYEGGRKPAPIIEAACWAHARRKFFELADIKAAARQRARKKVAVIAPLALEAVRRMDELFAIEREVNGRPTAERLAVRHERSAPIVAALEGWMRTERARLPRGSEVARAMDYMLDRWPSFARFLDDGRVCLSNNAAERALRGLALGRKAWLFAGSDRGGQRAAFFNSLIVTAKLNDVDPQAWLADVLGRIASHPAQRLAELLPWNWKPTSAVLPSLDAAA from the coding sequence ATGGCGAAGCGGCTCAAGCCCGAGAAGATCGACGTCGAAGCGCTGCGCGCAGCCCTGGCGGCCGCCGAACTCCGAGCCGACCAGGCCACAGAGCGCGCCGATGAGGCCCGGGCCGCAGCCGATCGCGCCGAGGCCGAGGCGGCCGCCGTGAAGGCGCAGCTGTCGGGCGACGCCGCGCTGATCGCCCACCTGCGGCTGGAGATCGCCAGGCTCACCCGCACGCTCTACGGGCAGCGCTCGGAGCGCACGCAGCGCCTCATCGACCAGTACGAGCTGCAACTCGAGGAACTCGAAGCCTCGGCGGCCGCCGACGCCCTCGCGGCCGAGAGAGCCGCCGCCAAGGCCGCGGTGCCGGCGCCGACGGAACGACGCCAGCCCTCGCGCCAGCCCTTCCCGGCCCACCTGCCGCGCGTGCGCGTCGTGGTGCCGGCCCCGGCCGCCTGCCCGTGCTGCGGGAACACGCGTCTGTCGAAGCTGGGCGAGGACGTCACCGAGACGCTGGAGGCGGTGCCGCGCAGCTGGACTGTGATCCAGACCGTGCGCGAGCGCTTCTCCTGTCGCGCCTGCGAGGGCGTCACGCAGCCGCCCGCGCCCTTCCACGCCGTGCCGCGCGGCTGGGCGGGGCCGAGCCTGCTCGCCATGGTGCTGTTCGAGAAATACGGCCAGCACCAGCCGTTGAACCGGCAGGCCGAGCGCTATGCCCGCGAAGGCGTGCCGCTCAGCCTGTCGACGCTGGCCGACCAGGTGGGCACCTGCGCGGGTGTGCTGGAGCCGCTGTTCCGGCTCATCGCAGCGCATGTGATGGCAGCGGGGCGGCTGCACGGAGACGACACCACCGTTCCGGTGCTGGCCAAAGGCAAGACCAGCGCGGGGCGCGTGTGGGTCTACGTGCGCGACGATCGGCCGTTCGGCGGTCCCGATCCCCCGGCGGCCCTGTTCCGCTATTCGCCCGACCGGCGGGGCGAGCACCCGCAGGCGCACCTCGCGGGCTGGACCGGGGTGCTGCAGGCCGACGCCTACGGGGGCTATGGCAGGCTCTACGAGGGCGGGCGCAAGCCGGCGCCGATCATCGAGGCCGCGTGCTGGGCCCACGCGCGCAGGAAATTCTTCGAGCTGGCCGACATTAAGGCCGCGGCGCGCCAGAGGGCGCGCAAGAAGGTGGCGGTGATCGCGCCCCTGGCGCTCGAAGCCGTGCGGCGCATGGACGAGCTGTTCGCCATCGAGCGCGAGGTGAACGGCCGGCCGACGGCCGAGCGCCTGGCGGTGCGGCACGAGCGCTCCGCCCCGATCGTGGCGGCTTTGGAAGGCTGGATGCGCACCGAGCGCGCCCGCCTGCCGCGCGGCTCCGAGGTGGCCCGGGCCATGGACTACATGCTGGACCGCTGGCCGTCCTTTGCCCGCTTCCTCGACGACGGGCGCGTGTGCCTCAGCAACAACGCGGCCGAGAGGGCGTTGCGCGGCTTGGCCCTGGGACGCAAGGCGTGGCTGTTCGCCGGCTCGGACCGCGGCGGACAGAGGGCGGCCTTCTTCAACAGCCTGATCGTGACGGCGAAGCTGAACGACGTCGACCCGCAGGCCTGGCTGGCCGACGTGCTCGGCCGCATCGCATCTCACCCGGCCCAGCGCCTCGCCGAGCTGCTGCCGTGGAATTGGAAGCCGACCTCAGCCGTCTTGCCGAGCCTCGACGCCGCAGCCTGA
- the tnpA gene encoding IS66-like element accessory protein TnpA, whose protein sequence is MDSHTHSLLPERLEVIEVGRRRRWSEEEKLRIVTECLEAPRLVSATARRHGITRSQLMAWRRALKVKRVTPEPAPVFVPAVLLPEPAAKSEPAPRRRRPRQAVQGRMVIEVGRGRRVVVDGAVDAEALARVLDVLDRR, encoded by the coding sequence ATGGACAGCCATACGCACAGTCTCCTGCCTGAACGCCTCGAAGTCATCGAGGTCGGGCGCCGCCGTCGCTGGTCGGAGGAGGAAAAGCTCCGCATCGTGACGGAGTGCCTGGAGGCGCCGCGGCTGGTGTCGGCGACGGCGCGTCGTCACGGCATCACGCGGTCGCAGTTGATGGCATGGCGCCGGGCGTTGAAGGTCAAGCGTGTCACTCCCGAGCCGGCTCCAGTCTTCGTGCCCGCCGTCCTGCTGCCCGAGCCGGCGGCAAAGAGCGAGCCAGCGCCACGCCGGAGGAGGCCGCGGCAGGCCGTGCAGGGCCGCATGGTGATCGAGGTGGGGCGGGGCCGTCGCGTGGTGGTGGACGGCGCCGTGGACGCCGAGGCGCTCGCTCGCGTGCTCGACGTGCTGGACCGGCGATGA
- the tnpB gene encoding IS66 family insertion sequence element accessory protein TnpB (TnpB, as the term is used for proteins encoded by IS66 family insertion elements, is considered an accessory protein, since TnpC, encoded by a neighboring gene, is a DDE family transposase.) → MIPVPSGVRVWIAAGHTDMRRGMNGLSLLVQQGLGRDPFAGDLYVFRGRRGDLIKCLWHDGLGLSLYAKRLERGRFVWPATAGESVAITPAQLGYLLEGIDWRHPQQTWRPSRAG, encoded by the coding sequence ATGATCCCGGTCCCGTCCGGCGTCCGGGTGTGGATCGCGGCCGGCCACACCGACATGCGCCGCGGCATGAACGGGCTGTCGCTGCTGGTCCAGCAGGGCCTCGGGCGCGATCCGTTCGCGGGCGACCTGTATGTGTTCCGGGGCCGGCGCGGCGACCTGATCAAGTGCCTGTGGCACGACGGGCTCGGCCTGTCGCTCTACGCCAAGCGCCTGGAACGGGGCCGGTTCGTGTGGCCCGCGACGGCGGGCGAGAGCGTGGCCATCACGCCGGCCCAACTCGGCTACCTGCTCGAAGGCATAGACTGGCGTCATCCGCAGCAGACCTGGCGGCCGAGCCGGGCAGGATGA